In Candida dubliniensis CD36 chromosome 6, complete sequence, the following are encoded in one genomic region:
- a CDS encoding aminotransferase, putative (Similar to Homo sapiens AADAT;~predicted product has numerous significant matches to uncharacterised fungal, plant, and animal proteins with sequence relationships to aminotransferases; putative human orthologue has sequence relationship to alpha-aminoadipate aminotransferase/kynurenine aminotransferases and shows such activity when expressed in E. coli (Goh et al.(2002). Mol. Genet. Metab. 76:172-180); putative orthologue in S. cerevisiae is a putative protein of unknown function; shares amino acid similarity with the aminotransferases Aro8p and Aro9p and is not an essential gene (Iraqui et al. (1998). Mol Gen Genet 257(2):238-48)) translates to MINFFKGHPTRELLPVQEIAESYKRVLLGTDYLSYDTDANNQHPLQYGTDPGNLDVRKVVAEWVNIKFGNLVSDPDCINMTAGASYGVGNILASVTSPEITQRVFVVTPTYFLINSCFVDVGLGGKLTAIEETHNGKYSIDLEYLEQELKKYSEDLEPVHDNINIEPDPVRGSRKYYRFVMYLVPTFSNPGGLTYTLETRQKLVEMARKYDMLVISDDVYEFLDYTDSKPLPRLNQLDKAAVSSKYGNTISNATFSKIIAPGLRVGWQETATPELVHQLSITGSNRSGGTPNQLSTLVVADLIKTGTIDTIIRKFQSVYKERVRVLKESIAKYLPDDTEVYGGDGGYFVWVVTPSANCFDVVAKLAERKVVLAGGEHFEVTGDERNWGEHCVRLSISYLTRKEIEMGVRLWGEVLVSK, encoded by the coding sequence ATGATAAACTTTTTCAAGGGCCATCCTACGAGGGAATTGCTTCCTGTTCAAGAGATTGCAGAGTCGTACAAACGAGTGTTGTTGGGTACCGATTACTTGTCCTATGATACCGACGCCAATAACCAACACCCGTTGCAATATGGAACTGACCCAGGAAATCTTGATGTGCGTAAGGTCGTTGCCGAGTGGGTGAACATTAAGTTTGGCAATTTGGTGTCGGATCCCGATTGTATAAATATGACTGCCGGTGCTTCTTATGGTGTTGGCAATATTTTGGCATCGGTTACTTCGCCTGAAATCACGCAACGAGTATTTGTTGTTACGCCTACATATTTTTTGATCAATAgttgttttgttgatgtGGGGTTGGGAGGCAAATTAACTGCCATTGAAGAGACACACAATGGCAAGTACAGTATCGACTTGGAGTATCTTGAGCaggaattgaaaaagtaCTCGGAAGATTTGGAGCCAGTGCATGACAATATTAACATCGAACCAGATCCTGTTAGAGGAAGCAGAAAGTATTACCGGTTTGTGATGTATCTTGTTCCAACGTTCTCGAACCCAGGTGGATTAACATATACATTGGAAACACGACAGAAATTGGTAGAGATGGCAAGGAAATATGACATGTTGGTTATAAGCGATGATGTGTATGAATTTCTCGACTACACCGATAGCAAGCCGTTACCTCGATTGAATCAGTTGGATAAGGCTGCTGTGTCTAGTAAATATGGTAACACAATTTCTAATGCAACATTCTCGAAAATCATTGCACCAGGACTAAGAGTCGGATGGCAAGAAACAGCCACGCCCGAATTGGTGCACCAGCTATCAATTACTGGGTCAAACAGGTCAGGTGGCACACCGAATCAGTTGTCAACCCTTGTTGTGGCCGATTTGATAAAGACGGGAACTATAGACACGATCATCAGGAAGTTTCAGAGCGTCTACAAGGAAAGAGTCCGAGTGTTGAAAGAGAGTATTGCCAAGTACTTACCAGATGATACAGAAGTATATGGTGGGGATGGCGGATACTTTGTTTGGGTAGTGACACCTTCAGCAAACTGTTTTGATGTGGTAGCCAAATTAGCGGAACGAAAAGTTGTGCTTGCTGGTGGTGAACATTTTGAAGTGACTGGTGATGAAAGAAACTGGGGCGAACATTGTGTTCGGTTGTCAATTAGCTATTTGACAAGGAAAGAGATAGAAATGGGGGTTAGACTATGGGGGGAGGTATTAGTTAGTAAATAG